Proteins encoded within one genomic window of Gasterosteus aculeatus chromosome 18, fGasAcu3.hap1.1, whole genome shotgun sequence:
- the rev3l gene encoding DNA polymerase zeta catalytic subunit isoform X2, which produces MFAVRIVTADYYLASPIKDLDVCYSEFRESGVKKVPVVRIFGATPAGQKTCLHLHGVFPYIYVPYDGHSQQPERYLRQVAFSIDRALNAAMGNPSSSAQHVFKVVLVSGMPFYGYHAKEKHFMKIYLYNPQMVKRVCELLQSGAVMNKSYQPHEGHIPYLLQLFIDYNLYGMNLVNLGAVKFRRGPSKGDAAAVPDRLTPSGVPSISPWKSPCTSKVNDSTLGDTFVRWEENAIPCSLVLDEVKQSTCELEVDAVAADVLNRLEIENQIGRNPGLQAIWEDEKQRRREKDQVSQIETPKSQDREFVASTESEKIFMKRFKEILKENEFDVTQGLSVSNRQDQEDLLSEMTLHPDPLTPEGWPFTPANAVEAHRSPQPVPDSVRTSKKVREEAVVDEEAILSLLENSQTFLPPSQTSNHSPLLDSSQDQAFIDLLAGLENDGFRRTPVRQNSQSLPGARSHHCNSDEEEEEPELDKVEAELSVIMSQRWDNEAPENSPSPRPGAKEPDNNGFSDERQESSDEDMEWSGGSNSLFANLSIPQLDGAADESSDSSLTDSGSRTQSSVIVSEKRLGKRNPFSGETVHLEPPSSAKIFLEHRPVHGLDTEQPLDKHFQSKSSQDSSSECATGFKFDNEIPYIPPVKPPIPCKLSSHPEVSPTCIEKMNIHPLYTTCTYDKKKSIALDKTDLKTFPFGNRKITKNGKKYGSIKNVETNCLSILQNHRTFSLCYSELRNCSAKAELDLSQKDTKSPLLRNISSAPSPIVDDGFLNPQEEEMGQDSEEGDVGELKIRYEDYQENKTERTIVAQQEAHYKFFPSVILSNCLSRKKAVIKKPADPCSKIEQALPRRSRLKVYKKGLGMAGQRNKISIFESCTSDSQDSAALTSTMPACQDTVDAEMPVLENKLIIEPIEDVPITEQEPITKNQPQSEDSSVSEQLEQTEPPSEPPITTVFSFSSEAKDSTEETLRSLQDLSAKVTCTKSLALPGSKYTLRAKRKMIHDGEDGEYSGATRSKNPASIKERFKDTNVPSGQEAKYQKRCKKEPPIIIKYIIINRFKGQKNMLVKMSKVNAEEQLVMLTSDKLDQYNRLAPLKDFWPKVQESSAVKFPIVETKAKKHPKRKAKVTSTNKKTFCNSSKPHVRQGQRVKRTKGSQKGPILQSLTPPGPSYGELADDHDREYSDVMVELGYLSDSSTSPTNSTPPRCWSPSEPLTDTSSSEQLINPLSDPCPSSDFHKTLCSTKGAQRKCQTAKPKISPHTQRNTSKSIAKPQAEEEPKKDKSRPRSGGAPKQRKKAKDTAESTLKNSTNTTRPRKSCKKKTEEHKIHDSSQDTSQLLFLEDEPPPSTSSSQDGPPFQQPMSTGGKSQSSSQPVSNSDSNSVAQSPEPKVEDCETSIMEVNQSLSVQLKQQGCQTTVVKLEASQEKCTAPLPPLATRPLLEDSKDPKASPHSGPKNGQIPTLSETPSGLAVLKQLLQKRQQGQALPLQVVGTNSPSTAIAQATALLDPTSKPVTFKRTPSASPRKPRVPKSTTPKVKKPRIRKGKARSSQPNLSVKQEGNMSDDYPIFLSDPGLDSCNYVEDSLSPQLPHNYNFDINAIDQTEFSSPYSGSQFVLTDKNLPLKFLSDVSLEAVSAQSLGFEKKLDRLFDSGEELQRGFDWRKARSVSPDLFDRPEYGESLSNHFTFLDSEKTKSKEWDFSLGKAHTLSHFQDFHCERKELLFSVFDSVLPLPLSSASFVDHDGSPTGELLECNDGLTSTTPSSSPRSISSLSQVRAGQLLRGAGGGTHVLKPLMSPPSREEILVTLLDLEMSEATFQEPFCSNPSDAPGKPMEVGGRKLAVHTRLTKELAEFSGDLSLEGLYFWKTAFSAMTHPAITFTSSPQARGARTSEGSIDHAKLDPSSASDKKVILMPCKNSPSRERVQLWLEARKQYESLQKGLLKKGVVGLDVVGMAERTEQPGASSCPAVMVEMCERLSSIRTQRRKKSNLSLIMTPMTNTGSQCKSTSVSPVSDDGGVNIEQEGKESDDRENKTPSPESPELPSWQQSCQPSSSGLDRLCEKHPELMSPGLSNSSERRGESPSPSSIHRSNREEGRTSPHFFHSTPFLRRRRRSQEHLEPVCSTPVSEEDPVSQRLQQRRRSQADPLRRVLLTTQMKNHFAALNVPKKDNSEIEGPSIANSYGFKISMQNLQDAKALHEVQHLTLIGMELHARTRRDLEPDPEFDPICALFYCLSSDAPLPDVHSTQLTGAIVVDKDHQSRDQGHRGTAPLLVRSGVSGLQVTYATDEKVLFQELIAVMRRFDPDILVGYEVQMHSWGYLLQRAAALGVDLCQQLSRVPGDSKDNRFSAERDEYGADTMSEINIIGRITLNLWRTMKTEATLNNYTFENVAFHVLHQRFPLYSPRTLSDWFDHNTDLYRWKMVDHYVSRVCGSMQLLQQRDIIGRTSELARLFGIQFYHVLTRGSQYRVESMMLRLAKPLNYIPLTPSIQQRAQQRAPQCIPLVMEPESRFYSNSVIVLDFQSLYPSIVIAYNYCYSTCLGHVESLGTHDEFKFGCASLRVPPELLYQLRNDITVSPNGIVFVKSSVRKGVLPNMLEEILSTRIMVKQSMKAYKQDRTLTKLLHARQLGLKLIANVTFGYTAANYSGRMPSVEVGDSIVHKARETLERAIKLVNDTKKWGARVVYGDTDSMFVLLKGATKEQAFKIGNEIAEAVTATNPKPIKLKFEKVYLPCVLQTKKRYVGYMYESLDQKEPVFDAKGIETVRRDGCPAVSKILERSIKLLFETRDISQVKQFVQHQCMKVLDGRASMQDLTFAKEYRGSSSYRPGACVPALELTRRMMAYDRRLEPRVSERVPYVIVYGIPGVPLIQLVRRPMEVLHDPALRLNATYYITKQILPPLARMFQLIGVDIFAWYQELPRSQKASCSLSVGGEEVGRKGTISQYFTTLHCPACDELTQLGVCSRCRAAPQRVAVTLHQDMRLWESQQDQLLKICRNCSGCAERQVPCVSLECPVLYKLSRVNRQLSKAPYLRQLLEQF; this is translated from the exons GAGATGCAGCGGCCGTCCCAGACAGGCTGACTCCCAGCGGTGTTCCCAGCATCAGCCCCTGGAAGAGCCCCTGCACCTCCAAGGTCAACGACAGCACCCTGGGGGACACGTTTGTCCGCTGGGAGGAGAACGCCATACCCTG CTCTCTAGTCCTGGATGAGGTGAAGCAGAGCACCTGTGAGCTGGAGGTCGATGCAGTGGCCGCAGACGTCCTCAACCGCCTGGAAATCGAAA ATCAAATCGGCAGGAACCCGGGGCTGCAGGCCATCTGGGAGGACGAGAAGCAGAGGAGGCGGGAGAAGGACCAGGTCTCCCAGATAGAAACCCCCAAGTCCCAAG ACCGTGAGTTCGTCGCTTCGACTGAGAGCGAGAAGATTTTCATGAAGAGATTCAAGGAGATCCTGAAGGAGAACGAGTTTGACGT CACACAAGGTTTGTCTGTTAGCAACAGGCAGGACCAAGAGGATCTCCTCAGTGAAATGACCCTCCATCCCGACCCACTGACGCCCGAGGGATGGCCGTTTACCCCCGCTAATGCTGTGGAGGCGCACAGGTCACCGCAGCCTG TCCCAGACTCTGTGAGGACCAGTAAGAAAGTCCGAGAGGAGGCTGTTGTGGATGAGGAGGCCATCTTGAGTCTCCTGGAGAACAGTCAGACCTTCCTCCCGCCTTCCCAGACCTCCAACCACTCGCCCCTGTTAG ACAGCAGCCAGGACCAAGCCTTCATCGATCTGCTGGCAGGGCTGGAGAACGATGGCTTCCGCAGGACTCCCGTTAGGCAGAATTCCCAGTCACTTCCTGGTGCCAGGAGCCACCACTGCAacagcgacgaggaggaggaggagccggagctGGACAAGGTAGAGGCCGAGCTCAGCGTGATAATGTCACAGCGGTGGGACAACGAGGCTCCCGAGAACTCACCCTCACCAAG GCCAGGTGCAAAAGAGCCAGACAACAATGGCTTCAGCGACGAGCGGCAGGAGTCCTCCGACGAAGACATGGAGTGGAGCGGCGGGAGTAACTCTCTGTTTGCCAATCTGTCCATCCCCCAGCTCGACGGGGCGGCGGACGAGAGCAGCG ATTCATCCCTAACCGACAGTGGCTCCAGGACCCAATCTTCTGTCATAGTCTCAGAAAAGAGGCTCGGAAAGAGGAATCCCTTCTCCGGGGAGACTGTTCACCTGGAGCCGCCGTCTTCAGCGAAGATCTTTCTTGAGCACAGACCAGTTCATGGGCTGGACACGGAGCAACCACTTGACAAGCACTTTCAGTCAAAGAGCAGCCAGGACAGCAGCAGTGAATGTGCAACGGGGTTCAAATTCGATAACGAAATCCCCTATATCCCGCCGGTCAAACCCCCCATCCCCTGCAAGTTATCCAGTCACCCTGAGGTGTCTCCCACCTgcatagagaaaatgaacatacaCCCCCTGTATACAACCTGTACATATGACAAGAAAAAGTCCATAGCTTTGGATAAGACCGACCTCAAGACGTTCCCATTTGGTAACAGAAAGATCACCAAAAACGGGAAGAAGTATGGCAGCATAAAGAATGTAGAAACTAACTGTCTGTCCATTCTTCAGAACCATAGGACCTTCTCCCTCTGTTACTCAGAGCTGAGAAACTGCTCTGCTAAGGCAGAGCTGGACCTTAGCCAGAAGGACACTAAAAGCCCTCTCCTGAGGAACATCTCCTCAGCTCCTTCACCCATTGTGGATGATGGATTTCTTAATCCTCAGGAGGAAGAAATGGGCCAGGACAGTGAAGAGGGAGACGTTGGTGAACTCAAAATCAGGTACGAGGACTATCAGGAAAATAAGACTGAGAGGACGATTGTGGCCCAGCAGGAAGCACACTACAAGTTCTTCCCAAGTGTAATCCTCTCCAACTGCCTCAGTAGGAAGAAAGCTGTTATCAAAAAGCCGGCAGATCCTTGCAGCAAGATTGAGCAGGCCCTGCCTCGCAGGTCAAGGCTAAAAGTGTATAAAAAAGGGTTGGGAATGGCAGGccaaaggaataaaataagCATTTTTGAAAGCTGTACTTCCGACAGCCAGGATAGCGCTGCCCTCACCTCAACCATGCCTGCTTGTCAAGAtactgtagatgcagagatgccaGTTTTGGAGAATAAGTTGATAATAGAGCCAATTGAAGATGTGCCAATCACGGAACAGGAGCCAATCACAAAGAACCAGCCACAAAGTGAGGACAGCTCTGTAAGTGAACAGCTAGAACAGACAGAACCACCTTCAGAGCCCCCCATCACAAccgttttctctttttcctcagaAGCTAAAGACTCGACAGAGGAAACTTTAAGGTCATTACAGGATTTATCAGCTAAGGTCACCTGTACTAAATCTTTGGCGCTGCCTGGTAGTAAATATACCCTGAGGGCCAAACGGAAGATGATCCATGATGGCGAGGATGGAGAATACTCAGGTGCCACTCGTTCTAAAAATCCAGCCTCCATCAAAGAACGGTTTAAGGACACCAATGTTCCCAGTGGGCAGGAAGCAAAATACCAGAAACGGTGCAAGAAGGAGCCCCCAATCATTATCAAGTACATTATCATCAACAGGTTTAAAGGACAGAAAAACATGCTGGTGAAGATGTCCAAAGTGAATGCAGAGGAGCAGTTGGTGATGCTGACGTCAGACAAGCTAGACCAGTACAATAGACTTGCCCCTCTTAAGGATTTCTGGCCCAAGGTACAAGAATCCTCTGCTGTCAAGTTCCCCATTGTTGAGacaaaggcaaaaaaacacccaaaaagaaaagcaaaggtcacctccacaaataaaaaaacgttcTGCAACTCCTCCAAACCACATGTCAGACAGGGTCAAAGGGTCAAAAGGACTAAAGGCTCTCAGAAAGGTCCAATTCTACAATCTCTTACACCCCCTGGGCCATCTTACGGCGAGCTAGCAGACGACCACGACCGTGAGTATTCTGATGTCATGGTAGAATTGGGCTACCTTTCAGATAGCTCCACAAGTCCTACAAACTCAACGCCCCCTCGTTGTTGGTCCCCAAGTGAGCCTCTCACAGACACTAGCAGTTCAGAACAGCTAATAAACCCACTCAGTGACCCATGTCCTAGTTCTGATTTTCACAAGACATTGTGTTCAACCAAAGGAgcacaaagaaaatgtcaaactgcCAAACCGAAAatatccccacacacacaaaggaataCAAGCAAGTCTATCGCTAAGCCTCAGGCGGAAGAGGAACCCAAAAAAGATAAATCACGACCAAGGAGTGGTGGTGCTCCGAAGCAAAGGAAGAAAGCTAAAGACACAGCAGAAAGTACCTTAAAGAATTCTACAAACACCACGAGACCGCGGAAGTCTTGCAAAAAGAAGACAGAGGAACACAAAATCCATGATTCAAGTCAAGACACCTCCCAGCTTCTATTCCTTGAGGATGAGCCACCTCCTTCCACGAGTTCCTCTCAAGACGGCCCCCCATTTCAGCAGCCAATGAGCACCGGTGGCAAAAGCCAGAGTAGTTCCCAGCCAGTATCTAATTCAGACTCAAACTCAGTAGCCCAGTCTCCAGAACCAAAGGTCGAGGACTGTGAGACTTCCATCATGGAAGTCAACCAAAGCTTATCAGTTCAGCTGAAGCAGCAGGGTTGCCAGACCACTGTGGTAAAGTTAGAGGCTTCACAGGAGAAGTGCACTGCCCCTCTACCTCCTCTAGCTACTAGACCACTACTTGAAGATAGTAAAGACCCCAAAGCCTCCCCACACTCAGGCCCGAAGAACGGGCAGATCCCAACTCTCTCCGAGACTCCATCTGGCTTGGCTGTCCTCAAGCAGCTTCTCCAAAAGAGGCAGCAGGGACAGGCTCTTCCTCTACAGGTGGTTGGTACAAACAGCCCCTCAACTGCCATAGCTCAGGCCACAGCACTGCTAGATCCCACATCTAAACCAGTCACATTCAAAAGAACTCCCTCCGCCTCTCCACGGAAACCCAGGGTCCCAAAATCTACCACTCCAAAGGTTAAAAAGCCCAGAATCAGGAAAGGCAAGGCAAGGAGCTCTCAGCCAAACCTATCCGTGAAGCAGGAGGGCAACATGTCTGATGACTACCCCATCTTCCTGTCAGACCCTGGCCTGGACAGCTGCAACTACGTGGAAGATAGCTTGTCACCACAGCTCCCACACAACTATAACTTTGACATAAATGCCATTGATCAAACAGAGTTCTCTAGCCCGTACAGCGGCAGTCAGTTTGTGCTAACTGATAAGAATTTACCACTTAAGTTCTTGAGTGATGTCAGTCTGGAAGCTGTATCTGCTCAGTCTCTGGGCTTTGAGAAGAAACTTGATAGGCTCTTTGATTCTGGGGAGGAGCTCCAAAGAGGCTTTGATTGGCGCAAAGCAAGGTCCGTCAGCCCCGACCTCTTTGATAGACCAGAGTATGGGGAGTCGCTTTCAAATCATTTCACTTTCCTCGACTCAGAGAAAACCAAGAGCAAAGAGTGGGACTTCTCTTTAGGGAAAGCCCACACCCTCAGCCATTTTCAAGATTTCCATTGTGAGAGAAAAGAGTTGCTCTTTTCCGTCTTCGACTCTGTCCTGCCGCTACCCTTAAGCTCTGCGTCATTCGTCGACCACGATGGCTCCCCAACAGGGGAGCTTCTGGAGTGTAATGATGGGCTAACGTCGACCACACCCAGTAGCTCTCCCCGCTCCATCAGCTCACTCTCTCAGGTGAGGGCTGGCCAGCTGCTGCGTGGGGCAGGAGGTGGAACCCATGTCCTGAAGCCACTCATGTCACCGCCAAGTCGGGAGGAGATTCTTGTCACTTTGCTGGATCTGGAAATGTCGGAGGCCACGTTCCAGGAGCCTTTCTGCAGCAACCCCTCTGATGCGCCAGGGAAACCAAT GGAAGTTGGCGGCCGTAAGTTAGCGGTGCATACCAGGCTGACTAAGGAGCTAGCAGAGTTCAGTGGAGATCTGTCTTTGGAGGGCCTCTATTTCTGGAAGACTGCGTTCTCAGCCATGACTCACCCTGCCATCACTTTTACCTCATCTCCCCAAGCCCGGGGAGCTCGGACCTCAGAGGGGAGTATAGACCATGCCAAGCTTGACCCATCCTCAGCCAGTGACAAGAAGGTCATCCTCATGCCCTGCAAAAACTCACCTAGCAGGGAGCGTGTGCAGCTGTGGCTGGAAGCCAGGAAGCAGTACGAGAGTTTACAAAAAGGATTGCTGAAGAAGGGGGTGGTTGGGCTAGATGTGGTGGGGATGGCAGAAAGAACTGAGCAGCCAGGTGCGTCCAGCTGTCCAGCAGTGATGGTTGAGATGTGTGAGAGACTCTCCAGTATCAGGacacagaggagaaagaaaagcaacctGTCCTTAATCATGACTCCCATGACAAACACAGGCTCTCAGTGTAAATCCACCTCAGTGAGTCCAGTTTCTGATGATGGCGGTGTGAATATTGAGCAGGAGGGCAAAGAGAGCGATGATCGTGAGAATAAAACCCCCTCTCCGGAGTCCCCAGAGCTGCCTTCCTGGCAGCAGTCCTGTCAGCCCAGTTCCTCAGGGCTGGACCGCCTCTGCGAAAAACATCCAGAACTAATGTCACCCGGGCTCTCCAACTCctcagagagaagaggggagagcCCCAgtccttcatccatccatcggAGTAACAGGGAAGAGGGAAGGACAAGCCCCCACTTCTTCCACAGCACCCCCTTTTTAAGGCGAAGGCGGAGAAGCCAGGAGCACTTGGAGCCAGTGTGCAGCACGCCCGTATCTGAGG aggATCCCGTTTCTCAGAGACTTCAGCAAAGGAGGAGAAGCCAAGCGGACCCACTCAGACGAGTGTTGCTGACCACACAGATGAAG AACCACTTTGCTGCTTTGAATGTGCCAAAGAAAGATAACTCTGAGATTGAAGGCCCCAGCATAGCCAACTCTTACGGTTTCAAAATCAGCATGCAAAATCTGCAGGATGCCAAAGCTCTGCATGAG GTCCAGCACCTAACACTGATAGGCATGGAGCTCCATGCTAGAACCCGCCGGGACCTTGAGCCTGACCCAGAGTTCGACCCCATATGTGCCTTATTCTACTGCCTCAGTTCTGATGCTCCCCTGCCAGATGTTCACAGCACCCAGCTGACGGGCGCCATTGTGGTGGACAAAGACCATCAAAGCAGAGACCAAG GTCATAGAGGAACGGCGCCCCTGCTGGTCAGGTCAGGCGTCTCCGGGCTGCAGGTGACGTACGCCACCGATGAGAAGGTGCTGTTTCAGGAGCTGATCGCCGTCATGAGGAG GTTTGACCCGGATATCCTGGTTGGGTACGAGGTGCAGATGCACTCCTGGGGCTACCTCCTGCAGCGGGCTGCAGCGCTCGGAGTGGACCTGTGTCAGCAGCTGTCCCGTGTGCCAG GTGACTCCAAAGACAACCGCTTCTCCGCAGAGAGAGACGAGTACGGAGCAGACACCATGAGTGAGATCAACATCATTGGGCGCATCACCCTCAACCTGTGGAGGACAATGAAGACTGAG GCAACATTGAACAACTACACTTTTGAGAATGTGGCCTTCCATGTGCTCCACCAGCGCTTCCCCCTCTACAGCCCCCGCACCCTGTCCGACTGGTTTGACCACAACACCGACCTCTACAG GTGGAAGATGGTGGACCACTACGTGAGCCGTGTGTGCGGCTCCATGCAGCTTCTTCAGCAGCGCGACATCATCGGCAGAACTAGCGAGCTGGCGCGATTGTTTGGGATTCAGTTCTATCACGTTCTGACCCGGGGATCACAG TACCGCGTTGAGTCAATGATGCTTCGCCTGGCCAAGCCGTTGAACTACATCCCCTTGACGCCTAGCATCCAGCAACGAGCCCAACAGAGGGCGCCGCAGTGCATTCCACTGGTGATGGAGCCCGAATCGCGCTTCTACAGTAACTCAGTGATCGTGTTGGACTTCCAGTCACTCTACCCATCCATCGTCATTGCGTACAACTACTGCTACTCCACCTGTCTGGGCCACGTGGAGAGCCTGGGAAC GCACGATGAGTTTAAGTTCGGCTGCGCCTCCCTGCGGGTTCCTCCTGAGCTCCTCTACCAGCTTCGCAATGACATCACCGTCTCACCCAACGGCATCGTTTTCGTTAAG TCGTCGGTGCGCAAAGGCGTCCTGCCAAACATGCTGGAGGAAATCCTGTCCACCAGAATCATGGTGAAGCAGTCGATGAAGGCGTACAAGCAGGACAGGACGCTGACCAAGCTGCTGCACGCCCGGCAGCTCGGACTCAAGCTCATCGCCAACGTCACCTTTGGCTACACTGCCGCCAACTACTCCGGCCGTATGCCCAGCGTAGAG GTTGGAGACAGCATTGTCCACAAAGCCAGAGAGACGCTGGAGAGAGCCATCAAGCTGGTGAACGACACTAAGAAGTGGGGGGCACGCGTTGTGTACGGGGACACCGACAG CATGTTTGTGTTGCTGAAGGGAGCCACCAAAGAGCAGGCCTTCAAAATCGGCAACGAGATCGCAGAGGCCGTGACCGCAACCAACCCGAAGCCGATCAAGCTCAAGTTTGAGAAG GTGTACCTGCCCTGCGTGTTGCAGACAAAGAAGCGCTATGTGGGCTACATGTACGAGAGCCTTGACCAAAAGGAGCCCGTGTTTGACGCCAAAGGGATCGAGACAGTGCGGCGCGACGGCTGCCCCGCTGTTTCCAAG ATTCTGGAGCGTTCCATCAAGCTGCTGTTTGAGACTCGTGACATCAGCCAAGTGAAGCAGTTCGTGCAGCATCAATGCATGAAGGTTCTGGACGGCCGGGCCAGCATGCAGGATCTGACCTTCGCCAAGGAGTACCGGGGCAGCAGCTCGTACCGGCCCGGAGCCTGCGTGCCGGCCCTGGAGctcaccag GCGCATGATGGCGTACGACCGTCGCCTGGAGCCCCGCGTGAGTGAGCGGGTGCCTTATGTGATCGTGTACGGGATTCCCGGTGTGCCGCTCATCCAGCTGGTGCGTCGGCCAATGGAGGTGCTGCACGACCCTGCCCTCCGCCTCAACGCCACCTACTACATCACCAAGCAGATCCTGCCACCGCTGGCCCGCATGTTCCAACTGATTGGGGTGGACATTTTTGCCTGGTACCAGGAGCTCCCCAGG AGTCAGAAGGCGTCCTGCTCCTTGAGCGTGGGTGGAGAGGAGGTCGGGAGGAAAGGAACCATCTCCCAGTACTTCACCACCCTCCACTGCCCTGCCTGTGACGAGCTCACCCAGCTGGGCGTGTGCTCGCGGTGCCGCGCCGCGCCCCAGAGAGTCGCAGTGACGCTCCACCAGGACATGAGACTGTGGGAGTCACAGCAGGACCAGCTGCTGAAG ATCTGCAGGAACTGTAGCGGCTGTGCAGAGCGCCAAGTGCCCTGTGTGTCTCTGGAATGTCCTGTCCTCTACAAGCTGTCCCGGGTCAACAGACAGCTCTCCAAGGCCCCCTACCTCAGACAGCTGCTGGAGCAGTTCTGA